The sequence CCCTGCATTTCTAATGGATTCAGACGCAGCACCGACGCCACTGGCTCGCGCGATACGATCAATCATATCGTCGCGATAACTGCCAGAAATCTCTGCCTCCGTCTGCCCCACATTGAACCGTAACCGGCGTCCAATCGCATCAAGTTCTGCCGCTGCCGTGCTAGCCGCAACCGAAGGACGACCCATCGCAGTTCGAATATGGTCTGCCAATTCGCTAACCCCTTCACCATTAAGGGCTGAAGTAGCAACGATTGGAATGTTCTTTAATCCGTCGCGAGCCAACAGCTTCTCGACGTCATCTATCAGCACAGCACGTTGTGACTCACGCACGGTGTCAATCTGATTGAGCGCAACTACCATAACGTCAGCCCGCTCAGTCAACTTTTCCAAATAGGAAGTATGTAGCACCTGATCGGCATACTTTTGCGGATCGAGCACCCATATCAAAACATCTACCATCGGTAGCAACCGCTCAACTTCAAGCGAGTGCTCAACCGCAACTGAATCATGATCCGGCAAATCAATAAGAACTAACCGATCGAAAACTTCGTGGCCCACCGTTAGCTCAGAGTCATATTCAATACGACGGTCATGATCCACCGCCAAATAATCCAATAAGGCTGTTGCATCTGTGCCATACGTACAAGCAGCTGCCCGCTCCGTCATTGGCCGAATTTCCCCGGAATCTGCAAAATTCAAGCCAGTAATAGCGTTGAACAATGAGGATTTCCCTGAGCCCGTACCGCCAACGAGAGCGGCCACCGCAATATCGGTTCCCAAACTCATCCGCTCCTGAGTCCGATGCAAATCGTCTTGAGCGCGAGCCGAAACGTAAGGATCAAAGAATCGTCCACCAGCAGCAACAGCTTTTTGGAGTTGCTCTAAGCGGTGCGCAATAGCTTGCGCACCTTCAACACGAATCGTCTGTTGGTCTTCCATACTGATTCTTCCTTCTCATTCCATATCACGAATGGGCCAGATACTCACTAGCCCGCAAACGCAGATCAGTGCTGTCAGTAATAGTCACGCTATCAGCGACCTCAACATACACCTGCGTGAGCTCATCGAGCGCTTGATCCACTCGTCCCAGGAGATCTTCTCGAGCCTGCGTCACTCGCGCTTCCATATCTGTAGAACGCGCAGCCGAATTCGCACCTGATATTCCACCCGCTGCACAACCAAGTAGCGCCGCGACACCTGCCGAAGACAGCCATGGATGCCCATGAATCTTTTGCGCTTCTCGCGTCAAATCTTGCTTCCAAGATTTGACTGCCGATTCTACTATGCCATCAATATCGACATATTCACGCACCTGTGCAAGCATAGCTTCGGTATTAACAACGTCTTTTTTCCATGCCTCGTCAGCTTGTGCATTTGCAGTGACTAAGGCTTGCGTGAGGGCAACTTTGACCGCAGTGTATAAAATATCGAACGTTGCAGTCACTGCGTTATCACGCGATTTCCGCTTACGATCAAAAATGCTAGGCTTTGACCGCGACACGAGCCCAGCCAATACACCACCTGTTGACGCAAATGACAACCACGACGCGGTCGGTGCGCCTTGTCCGAAGCGACCATTGGCGATGTTAGTACGCAACTTTTCTAACGGCGCTTGCGCACTTTCAATCGCTTTATCTTTCAAATCCTGCAACGCATGCTCTTGGGCTTCCAGTGCATCAGCTAGCTGCAAAAGCTCATCACGCAATGCTGGTAATGTAGCCCGAGTAGTGCGATCTACTAGCGATTCGCCCATTTTCGTTGCCGCGATCATCTCCAGCCATGAACGCAACGAGGCAACATCTTCTTCAGGTAATAAGCCCTCATGTGCGCCTTGATCCGGCACAACAAACAGGGGAGCGTCTTGGAGACCTAATTCTTCCATCCGTCGTGCAAGATCAGCACGTACCGCACCGAGCGCCCGTTGCGATACCCGATCCAACACAACCGCGCATGTAATGCCACGTGAATGCGCGTTGTGAAGCGTGTTCCATGCTAAGGCATCGCCATATCGCGACGCCGTTGTAACAAACACCCACAAGTCTGCTGCATCCAAAAGTCGAGCAGACAGTTCGCGATTCGAGTCATCAACCGAGTCCAAGTCAGGAGCATCAACAAGGACAACTCCGGGGATAGCAGAAGCTATCAGAACCTGATCTCCCATATCTATCAACGCATGACCGTTCATCGCAGCTGCGTCATCAGGGTGCATAATAATCATCGGAGTGCGCGTCGTCGGACGCAAAACTGAAGCTTGCGAAACTCCTGCGCGTACGATCGAATTCACTAAGGTGGATTTACCCGCACCGGACGACCCGCCAAAGACAATAACTGCCGGAACATCGCGAGCTTCAACATGTGGCAGTATACGCGACTCTAATTGGGTCAATAGTTGACGGCGCGAATCTTCTAGCGCCAGAGACCCCGGCATTTCTAATGGCAGGGTCGCCTCACGCAACGCACTAACAGTACGTCGCACTAAGTCAGCAAGATTCTTACGAGAAAACGAGTTGGCAGTCACCTTTCCATTACACCGTATTCCGCCAGTTTTTTCGCTATCAACACGTTAATTAACCTTTTGTGTGACCTCCTTAATCATAAACCTGTGATCCTTGTAAAATAATCAGGATAAACAATTTCCCTTCAGTCGTGTAAAATCCTGTTCGTACGCCTCGATAGCTCAATGGATAGAGCAACAGACTTCTAATCTGTAGGTTGCGGGTTCGAGTCCCGCTCGGGGTGCTGACTTCCCGATTGCTTCACGCAACTTGGTATCCTTATGTAGTGAGTAATTTTCCTGCACAAAATACACCGATCGTATGGATCGATTGTGAAATGACCGGCTTAGATCTAGAACGCGATGCACTTGTTGAGATTGCCGTCGTAGTGACAGACGCTGAGCTCAACCCACTTGATAACGGCCTCGACGTCGTCATCAAGCCACCTGCCGAAGCGGTAGCAAACATGAATGACTTCGTGCGGAATATGCATACCAAAACAGGGCTTATTGAACGCTGGGAGCGTGGCATGACACTAGCTCAGGCAGAATCTGAATGTCTCGCATACATCAAGCGTTTCGTTCCCGATGCGCGAAAAGCGCCACTAGGAGGTAACTCGGTAGGGACAGATCGCACCTTCTTAGCGCGCGATGTTCCTGCACTCGTGGAACATCTCCACTACCGCGTCGTTGACGTATCCTCAATCAAGGAACTTGCTAAACGCTGGTTCCCGCGGACGTACTTTGCCGCGCCGGAAAAAACTGGAAACCACCAGGCCCTCGGTGATATCTACGATTCTATCGACGAGCTTCGCTATTATCGCTCTATCTTGTGGCCAGAAGGAGATGGGCCATCTTCTGATGAAGCTAAAGCCCACGCCGCACGTATAACAGCTGATCTCACTGTGGACCGGGCGCAACGCGCTCACGAAAAACTTTCTTAACGAGCGAACAAACTAGTTTGGGGCAGTATCTCATACGGTACTGCCCCACTTTTGACACAAAAAAGACCGCCGGAAAACCGACGGCCTTGATGGGGTGGCTGACGGGGCTTGAACCCGCGACCCCCTGGACCACAACCAGGTGCTCTACCACTGAGCTACAGCCACCATTGTTGCACTGCAACGAAGAAAAACTATACCGATTTTCTTTCGATAACGCTAATTATATGCAACGTGATTAGAGTCACCAATCAGTCCGCATTTGAATAGCATCTGCAAACATGTTGAGATGTGCCTCGCTTTGACTGAGATAAAGTGACCCATCAATGAGCGACACTTCAACCACATAGAACTCTTCTGGCGAATCCTCATCACCACGAACAATGTCTACGCGATTGAACAACAACAGCTCGTCTTTACCATTGATTCGCTTGATGTGCTGATGAAGCGCCTTGCGAATACGCTCACCCCAGCGCCACGTTTCCTCGGTTGCATGAGAAGCTCGCGCCACTTCTTCCACTACACCATCTTCACGCTGGCTACGGAAGCGCGGATGAAGCATAGCTTCTTTTTCCACCTGATATGACGGCAAACCGTTGAGGTAAACAAGAGAAGTTTCGCCTTGGCTATCGATTTCTTTCAGATAACGTTGAACCATCACAGTTCGGCCACGGGAAAGTTCATACATCGCATGTTCTACTGCTTCGCCACGCTGCTGCGCATCCACCGAAGAATACCGTCCGGTACCGCGCCCACCAGAGGCTACTGCCGGCTTAACAACGAAATCACCGAAAGCCGGGAAACGCGAATGAATCTGCTGTTTTGACAAGCCCTGCTCCGGCTCTAACCAGGTCGTAGGAATCGTTGGTAACCCACAAGCCTCCAATGCGTTAAGGTAATGCTTGTCAGAATTCCACTTGATAGTTTTTGCAGAGTTCAATACTCGCGGTAGCGAAGCCGTCCACGCCAAGAATTCATTCCGATACTTTGCATAATCTCGTACGGAGCGGATGACAACAGTTCCAGCTTCGTCCCAGTTGACCGACGGATCATTCCAGACGGCGATCCGCGGCTCTAACCCGCGATCCCGTAAGGCATCTGGAAGGTCCTGCTCATCAATATCCAGATTCGGAAGTTCTTCCGAGGTTACCAGAGTCACGATTGGTGCAGACACGCTTACCACCTTTACCTTCAGAGCTAATGTTTTCCTCATACTACGCACGAGCGCACACGGATCAGGTGAAAGCCCAATCAAACACAAGTCTAACGGTTTCTTGCCCAATTCGCTTTACCGACCCAATAGTTACCAATTTAATACTCATTCAAGGTAGGCTTTACCATTAAAACCATAGTGAACATACGTTGACGTGACTTGCGTCAACAGAAATGAGGTTGAACGATGAGTTGGTGGGAAATTTTCGGCTGGGCAGGATCCGTCCTTGTCGTTGTATCGCTGTGGATTCCGAGCGTCTGGCGTTTCCGCATACTCAACTTGTCAGGTTCACTTATTGCCACAATCTACAACATTTATTTCGGTATTTGGCCATACGCCGCCATGAACGGCGTCATCGTTGGCATCGACGCATATTGGATCGCGCGGTTATCTCGCAAAGGCACAACCGCCGAACGAGGCTACGCCATTGTCAGCGCACATTCACAAGACGCGTTAGTTCAGCATTTCTTGGCACGTAACGTGACCGACATTCAAGCGAACTATCCACAGTTTTCGACGGCGGATCTGGATTCTTCGCGGATCAGTTTCATTATGCACGAGGACGAGATTGTTGGCTTGTTTGCAATGACGACGACGGACGCAACCGGCACGATCATTCTGGACTACGTGACACCACGCTTCCGCGACCTCGGACCAGGCCGGTACATTTATACTCACCCGTCACTCTTTACTGACGCCGGGGTTTCACGCCTTCAGATCCCTGCCGAAAACACCTCTGATCGAGGATATTTTGCTAAGCAAGGTTTTGCACAAGAAAACAATCATCTTGTTCGCAGCATCTAAAACGATGAACCACATCACATGGGGTGCTTGCAATCACATTTGAATCCGGTAAAAAAATTTGCTCTGCAAAATAACGTGCGCTAAAGTAATACCTGTTGCGCACCGCTAGCTCAACTGGCAGAGCATCTGACTCTTAATCAGAGGGTTCTGGGTTCAAGTCCCAGGCGGTGTACGAAGAAAAATCCCTGGATTCGTCTAGGGATTTTGACTCTCAAGATATTGTATTCTTGATGAGCACCGCTAGCTCAACTGGCAGAGCATCTGACTCTTAATCAGAGGGTTCTGGGTTCAAGTCCCAGGCGGTGTACAGGTTAAAAGGACGGCTCGGAATTTCCGAGCCGTCCTTTTGTTAGAATGTACTGTCAGAACCGAATTGCGTCAATAGGACGCATCTTCACAGCTATAGTCGCCGGGATTATTCCACACAAGGCCCCTACCGTTGCAGAAATCCCTACTCCGATCAGAGCGGCTTGCATTGGGTATGCAATAGTACTGGCACTCGCTGAGATCTCCTCGAATAGGAATCCACTGAACCCTAGTTGCGGGAGAACCCTAATTGTCATCACTGAAAACACCACGCCAACAAAACCTGCCACCGTGGTGGCAACAACTGACTCTAAAAAGACGGCAAAGAATATTCGTCGCGCAGAAGCCCCCACAGCACGACGAATACCGATCTCACGCACCCGGGTTTTCACGGTCACAATACTCATTGTAAGCAGCCCCAAGGCACCTAACAGAAT is a genomic window of Arcanobacterium phocae containing:
- a CDS encoding GTP-binding protein; amino-acid sequence: MEDQQTIRVEGAQAIAHRLEQLQKAVAAGGRFFDPYVSARAQDDLHRTQERMSLGTDIAVAALVGGTGSGKSSLFNAITGLNFADSGEIRPMTERAAACTYGTDATALLDYLAVDHDRRIEYDSELTVGHEVFDRLVLIDLPDHDSVAVEHSLEVERLLPMVDVLIWVLDPQKYADQVLHTSYLEKLTERADVMVVALNQIDTVRESQRAVLIDDVEKLLARDGLKNIPIVATSALNGEGVSELADHIRTAMGRPSVAASTAAAELDAIGRRLRFNVGQTEAEISGSYRDDMIDRIARASGVGAASESIRNAGRSIFATAYVEPEKLGHSMSVAIRDSWLGYIRYGLPDIWQEAVAADVASAERLRHAVGNAIHSVAMPQVRRSMAWLWMVCAAVVSIAGIVLGSVGIPFASVGGRLGTVGVGFVIAIVFFVIAKAWLRRRAVALAEQYEQRARAAVGEVFDETMVAGPAEVLEKHKTTRLALETFA
- a CDS encoding GTPase is translated as MTANSFSRKNLADLVRRTVSALREATLPLEMPGSLALEDSRRQLLTQLESRILPHVEARDVPAVIVFGGSSGAGKSTLVNSIVRAGVSQASVLRPTTRTPMIIMHPDDAAAMNGHALIDMGDQVLIASAIPGVVLVDAPDLDSVDDSNRELSARLLDAADLWVFVTTASRYGDALAWNTLHNAHSRGITCAVVLDRVSQRALGAVRADLARRMEELGLQDAPLFVVPDQGAHEGLLPEEDVASLRSWLEMIAATKMGESLVDRTTRATLPALRDELLQLADALEAQEHALQDLKDKAIESAQAPLEKLRTNIANGRFGQGAPTASWLSFASTGGVLAGLVSRSKPSIFDRKRKSRDNAVTATFDILYTAVKVALTQALVTANAQADEAWKKDVVNTEAMLAQVREYVDIDGIVESAVKSWKQDLTREAQKIHGHPWLSSAGVAALLGCAAGGISGANSAARSTDMEARVTQAREDLLGRVDQALDELTQVYVEVADSVTITDSTDLRLRASEYLAHS
- the orn gene encoding oligoribonuclease, yielding MSNFPAQNTPIVWIDCEMTGLDLERDALVEIAVVVTDAELNPLDNGLDVVIKPPAEAVANMNDFVRNMHTKTGLIERWERGMTLAQAESECLAYIKRFVPDARKAPLGGNSVGTDRTFLARDVPALVEHLHYRVVDVSSIKELAKRWFPRTYFAAPEKTGNHQALGDIYDSIDELRYYRSILWPEGDGPSSDEAKAHAARITADLTVDRAQRAHEKLS
- a CDS encoding ATP-grasp domain-containing protein, whose product is MSAPIVTLVTSEELPNLDIDEQDLPDALRDRGLEPRIAVWNDPSVNWDEAGTVVIRSVRDYAKYRNEFLAWTASLPRVLNSAKTIKWNSDKHYLNALEACGLPTIPTTWLEPEQGLSKQQIHSRFPAFGDFVVKPAVASGGRGTGRYSSVDAQQRGEAVEHAMYELSRGRTVMVQRYLKEIDSQGETSLVYLNGLPSYQVEKEAMLHPRFRSQREDGVVEEVARASHATEETWRWGERIRKALHQHIKRINGKDELLLFNRVDIVRGDEDSPEEFYVVEVSLIDGSLYLSQSEAHLNMFADAIQMRTDW